In Oscillospiraceae bacterium, a genomic segment contains:
- a CDS encoding substrate-binding domain-containing protein encodes MASSKSTSSSAVSTVSQPVSYDTKPDDMSAVAFLRQNFPVTDGSTSTIPLDAAVRSAIFNTGLDYETGNVKHTTTFGSFERLLSGEADLTYTVPLSAEQKQAAADVGIELEMVPIAREAFVFVLNAKNPVTSLTQEQLRGIYSGEITNWKQVGGNDAEIVAYQRNLTSGSQTYMTAFMGDTPLMQAPQTIVAATMGELMDAVALYDNAENAIGYSVYAYAADMYGTGTELKFAAVDGIAPDDTTMTDGTYPLLSENYAIFRASEPEGSPARVLAEWLVTEDGQTAVSNGGYIPFGVDPSTVVAHDNAWAEVGTGPKATGKETLPTSYYKADLNETSYNGTWNDGAYTVTLLDESELKISNRDRYTSESVVWDIRADFTGLTDDKKNAQITKFLNDSIAQLKTESLEVEAYVRRLNLDAQKKRNIYYEVYSISCQWHRNEDVQWKSAVQIDIQCYNGYLSAAVFLSYYGSEESGIYDCRTAIFDLYTGKQVPYTDLFYSGTNIADGLNSAVKQYVNDNLNWDMGYAHIRHENPIVTDEVTNFTLNKIYYPRINHCFNAGVIIEYDIFAKNSQVSRLRSMDGFWSSAVKVYRTALTETIGYGQRRNGVLADKEKWFYAVEADDYVSRAAADKINASVLAYIDEVHSKPLMDYYKETGMTRNELVLYFNSGIDDNLKSTLDDYLNDRGGTIEKILGNGIAYNQNAPTVICGKCVVYPRAGAYFWSGFLDSDYPLAFYLPVCLIFDIDTGEPIQLSKLFLNGWEKAAIWSEISATYYSNSEPTEIPNVNNLALVNLQWGRGYAIQSVAIFMTKDGKNTYRAEIPGEYLNFD; translated from the coding sequence GTGGCTTCATCTAAATCGACATCATCTTCTGCCGTTTCGACGGTAAGTCAACCTGTTTCTTATGACACAAAACCGGATGATATGAGCGCGGTGGCGTTTTTGCGGCAGAATTTCCCCGTGACCGACGGGTCGACTTCGACAATTCCGCTGGATGCGGCGGTGCGCAGTGCCATTTTCAACACGGGGCTGGATTATGAGACCGGCAATGTCAAACACACGACCACGTTCGGGTCGTTTGAACGGCTGCTCTCCGGAGAAGCCGATCTGACCTACACAGTGCCGCTGTCTGCGGAACAAAAGCAAGCCGCAGCTGATGTCGGCATCGAATTGGAAATGGTTCCGATTGCGCGGGAAGCGTTTGTGTTTGTGTTAAACGCCAAGAACCCTGTGACCTCTCTGACACAGGAACAGCTGCGCGGTATTTACAGCGGCGAGATCACCAACTGGAAGCAGGTCGGCGGAAATGACGCTGAAATCGTGGCTTATCAACGCAATTTGACCAGCGGCAGCCAGACCTATATGACCGCTTTCATGGGGGATACGCCCCTGATGCAAGCGCCTCAGACGATTGTGGCGGCAACGATGGGTGAGCTGATGGACGCGGTTGCGTTGTATGACAATGCCGAAAATGCGATCGGCTATTCGGTGTATGCCTATGCCGCAGATATGTACGGAACCGGTACGGAATTGAAGTTTGCCGCGGTCGACGGAATTGCACCCGATGACACGACAATGACCGATGGCACATATCCGCTTCTTTCGGAAAATTATGCGATCTTTCGTGCATCGGAACCGGAGGGCAGCCCAGCACGGGTGCTTGCCGAGTGGTTGGTGACCGAAGACGGGCAAACAGCAGTCTCAAACGGCGGGTATATCCCGTTCGGTGTCGACCCCTCGACCGTGGTTGCTCACGACAATGCGTGGGCTGAAGTCGGAACCGGTCCGAAAGCGACGGGGAAAGAGACCCTGCCGACGAGTTATTACAAGGCGGATCTAAATGAGACCAGTTATAACGGTACTTGGAATGACGGCGCATACACCGTCACGCTGCTTGACGAAAGCGAACTGAAAATTTCTAACCGGGATCGGTATACTTCCGAAAGCGTCGTCTGGGATATACGCGCCGATTTTACCGGGCTGACTGATGATAAAAAGAATGCCCAAATCACTAAATTTCTGAATGACTCGATCGCACAACTGAAGACCGAGAGCTTGGAAGTCGAGGCCTATGTCAGACGGCTAAATCTTGATGCGCAAAAGAAAAGGAACATCTATTATGAAGTATACAGCATCAGCTGCCAATGGCATCGCAATGAGGATGTACAGTGGAAAAGCGCTGTGCAGATCGATATTCAATGCTATAACGGGTATTTGTCGGCGGCGGTTTTTCTGAGTTACTACGGGTCTGAGGAAAGCGGCATCTACGATTGCCGAACTGCGATATTTGACCTGTATACCGGCAAGCAGGTTCCGTACACCGACCTATTTTATTCCGGAACCAATATCGCCGACGGGTTGAATTCCGCTGTGAAGCAATATGTAAACGATAATCTGAATTGGGACATGGGGTACGCACATATTCGCCACGAAAATCCCATCGTGACCGACGAAGTGACGAATTTTACGCTGAATAAGATTTATTATCCCCGCATCAACCATTGTTTTAACGCGGGGGTAATAATAGAGTATGATATTTTTGCAAAAAATTCGCAGGTCAGCCGACTTCGCAGTATGGACGGCTTTTGGAGTTCGGCAGTAAAGGTCTATCGAACCGCACTGACCGAAACGATAGGTTACGGTCAACGTAGGAACGGGGTATTGGCGGACAAAGAAAAATGGTTTTATGCGGTTGAGGCGGATGACTATGTTTCTCGGGCGGCTGCCGATAAAATCAACGCTTCCGTTCTTGCATATATCGATGAGGTACATTCGAAACCACTGATGGATTATTATAAAGAAACCGGAATGACGCGCAACGAGCTTGTTTTATATTTCAATTCGGGGATTGATGATAATCTGAAAAGCACCCTGGACGATTATCTCAATGACCGGGGCGGTACGATTGAGAAAATTCTCGGAAATGGAATTGCCTATAATCAAAACGCACCCACTGTGATTTGCGGGAAGTGTGTGGTTTATCCGCGGGCAGGAGCATATTTTTGGAGCGGTTTTCTCGACAGCGATTATCCGCTGGCATTTTATCTGCCTGTCTGCTTGATTTTCGATATTGATACCGGAGAACCGATACAGCTTTCAAAATTATTTTTAAACGGATGGGAAAAGGCGGCGATATGGAGTGAAATTTCGGCGACTTATTACTCGAATTCTGAACCAACGGAAATACCTAATGTTAATAATCTGGCACTTGTCAATCTACAATGGGGAAGGGGATATGCCATACAGTCAGTTGCCATCTTTATGACCAAAGACGGCAAGAATACCTATCGGGCGGAAATTCCCGGGGAATATTTGAATTTTGACTGA
- a CDS encoding uroporphyrinogen decarboxylase family protein gives MTMTSRERMMRCYEHKEADRIPMTDSPWQGTLNRWRSEGLTEEAWEDRFGFDRITFYGGDNSPRFPVRVVEETDTHITKTTEWGVTLRYIKGVDSTPEFLHFEVTDPDSWRKIRDRMTPSRDRIDWGKVERNYKLATEKGLWRYANFWFGFDITHSWFVGTETLLIAIAEEPEWCAEMFNRELDVNIALIEMMLDAGYEFDGIQWPDDMGFKQNQFFSLNTYRELLKPVQKRACDWAHAHNLKVHLHSCGDINPFVPELIEIGVDALNPLEVKAGMDPVALKKKFGDKLVLHGGINAVKYEETEAFIAEMEKVIPAVKENGGYIFSSDHSIPNNVSLAEMTAIAEAAMRLGKY, from the coding sequence ATGACCATGACAAGCAGAGAACGCATGATGCGGTGCTATGAGCACAAAGAGGCTGATCGCATCCCGATGACCGACTCCCCCTGGCAGGGAACGCTGAACCGCTGGCGGAGTGAAGGACTGACCGAGGAGGCCTGGGAGGACAGGTTCGGCTTTGACCGCATTACCTTTTACGGCGGCGACAACTCCCCGCGTTTTCCCGTACGCGTCGTCGAGGAGACCGATACGCACATCACCAAAACCACCGAATGGGGCGTGACTCTGCGTTATATCAAAGGCGTTGATTCTACACCGGAATTTCTGCATTTCGAGGTGACCGACCCCGACAGCTGGCGTAAAATTCGGGATCGCATGACCCCTTCGCGCGACCGCATCGATTGGGGCAAGGTGGAGCGGAACTATAAACTGGCGACCGAAAAAGGACTCTGGCGTTACGCCAACTTTTGGTTTGGTTTCGACATCACGCATTCCTGGTTTGTCGGAACAGAGACACTGTTGATTGCCATCGCCGAAGAACCCGAATGGTGCGCCGAGATGTTTAACCGCGAACTCGACGTGAACATCGCCCTGATTGAGATGATGCTGGATGCGGGATATGAGTTTGACGGTATTCAATGGCCCGATGATATGGGGTTCAAACAAAATCAGTTTTTCTCGCTGAATACATATCGCGAACTGCTCAAGCCGGTGCAGAAACGCGCCTGTGACTGGGCACACGCGCACAACCTGAAAGTGCATCTTCACTCCTGCGGCGACATCAATCCGTTTGTGCCGGAACTCATCGAGATCGGCGTTGATGCGCTGAACCCGCTCGAGGTCAAGGCGGGTATGGATCCGGTCGCTCTGAAAAAGAAGTTTGGCGACAAGTTGGTTCTGCACGGGGGCATCAATGCGGTTAAATATGAGGAGACCGAGGCGTTTATCGCCGAGATGGAAAAGGTGATTCCGGCCGTCAAGGAAAACGGCGGTTACATCTTCAGCTCCGACCATTCGATTCCGA
- a CDS encoding metallophosphoesterase family protein, whose translation MKKVLAFLFSLLLCTGLVVSFSAQSLTFDSGEFEILILADPQDTDHPQQAMLDLLNASLDNSDPDLVVFLGDMIHAPSIGDDLEATKAAIDAIVQPVVDRGLKFAVVFGNHDDEGGISKETQLAYYQSFPGCLAIEGEPMTGCGNYYLTVNDANGTPLCVLWFFDSGTYDTTGQGTYACVEKDQVDWYERTSAQLTQEYGRQLPGFAFQHIIVPEIYDALLEVPKGTEGAVRGIDAWHDHYYILNSENASGNLGEGPCSPVKNAAEFDAWVANGDIKTAFFGHDHVNDFIVSYRGIDLVSTPGLTFYIYGAGAEHGTRVVTIHENDLSYSTELLYYGDIVETPLPTFLASTQGVLIQNYVFMAAGGLLVLIAAAVMITVAVRRKKRKKINVGADIIRLR comes from the coding sequence ATGAAAAAAGTGCTTGCTTTTTTGTTCTCGCTGCTGCTTTGCACGGGACTTGTTGTTTCATTCAGCGCACAGTCGCTGACCTTTGACAGCGGCGAATTCGAAATTTTAATTCTCGCCGATCCGCAGGATACCGACCATCCGCAGCAGGCGATGCTCGATCTGCTCAACGCGTCGCTTGATAACTCCGATCCCGACCTTGTGGTCTTTTTGGGCGATATGATTCATGCGCCGTCGATCGGTGACGATCTCGAGGCCACCAAAGCGGCCATCGACGCAATCGTGCAGCCGGTGGTCGACCGCGGTTTAAAATTTGCCGTGGTCTTCGGCAACCACGACGACGAGGGCGGTATCTCCAAGGAGACCCAGCTGGCCTATTATCAGTCCTTTCCCGGCTGCCTTGCGATCGAGGGTGAGCCGATGACCGGTTGCGGTAATTATTATCTGACGGTGAACGACGCGAACGGCACTCCTTTGTGTGTGCTGTGGTTTTTCGACAGCGGCACTTATGATACGACCGGTCAGGGCACCTATGCCTGCGTCGAAAAAGACCAGGTCGACTGGTACGAACGGACTTCGGCACAGCTGACTCAAGAATACGGCAGACAGCTGCCGGGCTTTGCGTTCCAGCACATCATCGTTCCCGAGATCTACGACGCGCTGCTCGAGGTTCCGAAGGGTACCGAGGGCGCCGTGCGCGGCATTGACGCCTGGCACGATCATTATTATATCCTGAATTCCGAAAACGCCTCCGGGAATCTCGGCGAAGGCCCCTGCTCACCGGTTAAAAACGCCGCTGAATTCGACGCATGGGTGGCCAACGGCGACATTAAGACGGCCTTTTTCGGGCATGACCATGTCAATGATTTCATCGTCTCCTACCGCGGCATCGACCTCGTGTCGACCCCCGGCTTGACTTTCTATATCTACGGAGCAGGTGCTGAACACGGCACGCGTGTTGTGACCATCCATGAAAACGATCTGTCCTACAGCACCGAATTGTTATATTACGGCGACATCGTCGAAACGCCCCTGCCGACGTTTTTGGCGTCGACACAGGGCGTTCTGATTCAAAATTATGTGTTCATGGCTGCAGGTGGTCTGCTCGTATTGATTGCGGCAGCCGTCATGATTACCGTGGCTGTCCGTCGCAAAAAACGTAAAAAAATCAATGTAGGGGCGGATATCATCCGCCTACGGTGA
- a CDS encoding sulfatase-like hydrolase/transferase, whose amino-acid sequence MKQPNILFFLADQHRYDCTGYAGKYPVATPNIDAVGREGVCFTNAYCPTPVCAPARQSFLSGRRAEAIGALHNFNFIETKTLMPEDFHLIKGLKSAGYTTSFVGKWDGSVRPAEEFGIDKICSHRDYNAYIKQKYPDVKYTNSWFGEHSPIPLEDSRTHWHADRAIEQIKEFSADEKPWFIWIDGTDPHLPCHPSSPFFEQYKPEDAAIWDGFGDRFIDKPYIQRQQILNWRLENMTWENWAPTVVAYYAMISQVDDSFGRVIDALKESGQYDNTLVIYTSDHGDMSGSHGMIDKHYNLWDDVIRIPLVMRLPGKIEPGTVCDDFASNALDLLPTLAEIAGFEVPESVVGTSLFDMENRPDCAVCGSGGQQFGAFTQRCIRTKTHKYIWNLTDIDELYDLTKDPGELHNLIKLPEYSLLVSVMRRKMKAELVRCGDPYAKTSWLNRQLDEDVKLI is encoded by the coding sequence ATGAAGCAGCCCAATATCTTATTTTTTTTGGCCGACCAACACCGGTATGACTGCACCGGGTATGCCGGTAAATACCCCGTGGCGACGCCGAATATCGATGCGGTGGGCCGCGAAGGGGTCTGTTTCACCAACGCCTATTGCCCGACGCCCGTCTGCGCGCCCGCACGTCAGTCCTTTTTGTCCGGACGCAGGGCCGAAGCCATCGGCGCACTGCACAATTTTAATTTTATCGAGACAAAGACCCTGATGCCGGAGGATTTTCATCTGATCAAGGGGTTGAAATCCGCCGGATATACGACTTCGTTCGTCGGGAAATGGGACGGATCGGTGCGTCCCGCAGAGGAGTTCGGAATCGACAAAATCTGTTCGCACCGGGACTATAACGCCTACATCAAACAGAAATATCCCGATGTGAAATATACGAATTCCTGGTTCGGCGAACACAGCCCGATTCCGCTCGAGGACAGCCGTACCCACTGGCATGCCGACCGTGCGATTGAACAGATTAAAGAGTTTTCTGCGGATGAGAAACCGTGGTTCATTTGGATTGACGGAACCGATCCGCATTTGCCCTGCCATCCGTCCAGCCCGTTTTTTGAGCAATACAAGCCCGAAGATGCGGCGATTTGGGACGGATTCGGCGACCGGTTTATCGACAAGCCCTATATTCAGCGGCAGCAGATTTTGAATTGGCGGCTCGAAAATATGACCTGGGAAAACTGGGCGCCGACCGTGGTCGCTTATTATGCGATGATTTCACAGGTGGACGATTCGTTCGGGCGGGTGATTGACGCGCTCAAAGAGAGCGGCCAATACGACAACACGCTGGTGATCTACACCTCCGACCACGGCGATATGAGCGGCAGCCACGGGATGATAGACAAGCATTATAACCTCTGGGATGACGTGATTCGGATTCCGCTGGTGATGCGCCTGCCCGGAAAAATTGAGCCCGGGACGGTCTGTGATGACTTTGCCAGCAACGCGCTCGATTTACTGCCGACTTTGGCCGAAATCGCGGGCTTTGAAGTGCCCGAAAGCGTGGTCGGAACATCATTGTTCGATATGGAAAACAGACCGGACTGCGCCGTCTGCGGCTCCGGCGGACAGCAATTTGGGGCGTTTACGCAGCGGTGCATCCGCACAAAGACGCACAAATATATCTGGAATCTGACTGATATTGACGAGCTGTATGATTTGACAAAAGATCCCGGCGAACTGCACAACCTGATCAAGCTGCCGGAATACAGTTTGCTGGTCTCGGTGATGCGCCGCAAGATGAAAGCCGAACTGGTACGCTGCGGCGACCCCTATGCTAAAACCAGCTGGCTGAATCGGCAGCTCGACGAGGATGTTAAGTTAATATAA
- a CDS encoding patatin-like phospholipase family protein encodes MTKGLVLEGGGARGAYQMGAVEAFFENGYAFGGVTGSSIGALNGGLIAQGDWEKCRDWWEKLSLSKLFDVDETILHDILYRKFDFKKISPMRTALHTFFEKKGLDTTKIREILTEIYDEQKLRESPTEFGIVTLKMPDVKPMELFKEDIPEGKLIEYLMASANMPVFKLEPISGEIYIDGGFYNNLPVNMLYRKGFRDVLVIRTYAIGVVKKFRKSDLRVTELGPSEDLGNILDFSHERIMRSMKVGRCDALRMVKEYAGKTYYLQNPPEEKAFFALFAALKQKEIKSIADLMTLYEGEPKRLLFEKILPAAARECGLSPSVGYREIALAILERRAKACGIERLQIFNYPDFVKTLKETPIPSKEDSIAEIIGEHVKRVGLGLSPQAFDLLADSLIKLM; translated from the coding sequence ATGACCAAAGGCTTGGTATTGGAAGGCGGCGGCGCACGAGGCGCTTATCAAATGGGCGCGGTCGAGGCGTTTTTTGAAAACGGATACGCTTTCGGCGGCGTTACGGGTTCTTCAATCGGGGCGCTCAACGGCGGCCTGATCGCTCAGGGGGATTGGGAAAAATGCCGTGACTGGTGGGAAAAACTCTCACTCTCGAAATTATTTGATGTCGACGAGACGATTCTGCATGATATTCTTTACCGAAAATTTGATTTTAAAAAGATCAGCCCGATGCGCACGGCTCTGCACACCTTCTTTGAGAAAAAAGGACTTGACACCACCAAGATCCGGGAAATCCTCACAGAGATTTACGACGAACAAAAGCTGCGCGAATCCCCGACAGAATTCGGAATCGTCACCTTGAAAATGCCCGATGTCAAACCGATGGAATTATTCAAGGAGGATATCCCCGAGGGAAAGCTGATCGAATATCTCATGGCCAGCGCCAATATGCCGGTTTTCAAACTCGAACCGATCAGCGGCGAAATTTATATCGACGGCGGTTTTTACAACAACCTGCCGGTCAATATGCTTTACCGCAAGGGCTTCCGCGATGTGCTGGTGATTCGCACTTACGCCATCGGCGTGGTGAAAAAATTCCGGAAATCGGATTTGCGTGTAACCGAATTAGGCCCGTCAGAGGACCTCGGAAACATCCTCGATTTCAGCCATGAACGGATCATGCGCAGCATGAAGGTGGGCCGATGCGACGCTCTCCGAATGGTCAAAGAGTATGCGGGCAAAACCTATTATCTCCAAAATCCACCCGAAGAAAAAGCTTTTTTCGCCCTGTTTGCAGCGCTTAAGCAAAAAGAAATCAAGTCGATTGCCGACTTGATGACGCTGTACGAAGGCGAGCCGAAACGCCTGTTATTTGAAAAAATTCTCCCCGCTGCCGCACGCGAATGCGGCCTTTCGCCGTCGGTCGGTTACCGTGAAATCGCTCTGGCAATTCTGGAACGCAGAGCGAAAGCGTGCGGCATCGAACGGCTGCAGATTTTCAATTATCCCGATTTCGTTAAAACCCTCAAAGAGACGCCGATTCCTTCAAAGGAGGATTCCATCGCCGAGATCATCGGGGAACACGTCAAACGCGTCGGACTCGGACTTTCCCCGCAGGCTTTTGATTTGCTTGCCGACAGCTTAATAAAATTAATGTAA
- a CDS encoding glycoside hydrolase family 2 TIM barrel-domain containing protein yields the protein MGLFYNTQNGLPEWQANPEIFSINRLPHRSDFSRYSTLADALSCRRWSGERYLSLNGEWEFAWVPCPAEVPEGFQNGETEFGHIEVPSNPQVLGYGIPQYCNVQFPWENGEDVMAPYAPEKKNSVYCYRKRFFLPQSFDSKEVILHFAGVDNCFYLWVNGHEVGFSKNSFNAAEFDITKYLHEGENLIAVQVMQYSDSSWLEDQDFWRLSGIFRDVFLYCIPQKALADFGTICDFDGSKGIFVLYGKTGTASHAALYDGSNEVFSASVTDTFNLSVVLENIKPWSAEKPNLYTLVISADDGSEFCSTHVGFRRIENRAGVLYLNGAQLKFVGADRHEFDAKYGRAITHEIMESDVLMMKRHNINSVRTSHYPNHPYFLELCDKYGLYVIDETNMETHGTWGWPDVQRVPGNDKLWEPALLDRVEAVFQRDKNRPSVILWSLGNESNGGTVIHEMYLRFKSKNDGRLVHYEGGRWCEDGTWSSDFVSAMYSTFEECEKLLKQGKKEQKPVVLCEYAHAMGNSCGDLDTYTDLFYNTEGFVGGLIWDFVDQALWKAENGKTFLAYGGDFGDDPNDAEFCGNGLITADRRITPKLIQAKHSYRPAVFSCKKPGSGAYTVKNRALFTDINEYDIVVTYTKFAGFEQTVLASQKLTVNCPPGQSAEFTVLPPKKVDGELQARVELVLRNDTLWAKAGYSVACDEFITGKQPPVAVVKATAPKAVSTYGNIYVEGQNFSARFSRRRGELESYRVNGKELLAAPVRPIFWRAPTDNDNGWRMQSALACWRGACDSRGAIPLSNFKNVRQGKDCVEVEVFTRAATFIPNIVELVYRFYGDGTMEINFETTLNKNVPCPPKVGMQFVLAGGIETVKWLGMGPHDNYCDRVTGCLLGVWEKPVDEMYFRYLNPQESGNAIGVRMAKLSGEYGLSVVCDRNFELNVGRYTAEELEFTDHWHELPETDKTVLQVNYASQGVGGDLSWEITAKPHEQFLIKPGKYKYQIKITP from the coding sequence ATGGGACTTTTTTATAACACGCAAAACGGACTGCCCGAATGGCAGGCCAATCCCGAAATATTCTCGATTAACCGGCTGCCGCATCGGTCGGATTTTTCACGTTATTCGACCCTCGCCGACGCTTTGTCCTGCCGCCGCTGGAGCGGAGAACGCTATCTTTCCCTGAACGGCGAGTGGGAGTTTGCATGGGTTCCCTGTCCCGCTGAAGTTCCCGAGGGTTTTCAAAACGGCGAAACGGAGTTCGGACACATCGAGGTACCCTCAAATCCGCAGGTTTTGGGGTACGGTATACCGCAGTACTGCAATGTGCAGTTTCCATGGGAGAACGGCGAAGATGTGATGGCGCCCTATGCACCCGAGAAGAAAAACAGTGTTTATTGTTACCGTAAGCGCTTCTTTTTACCGCAGAGCTTTGACAGCAAAGAAGTGATTTTGCATTTCGCGGGCGTGGATAACTGTTTTTATCTCTGGGTCAACGGACATGAGGTCGGATTTTCGAAAAACTCCTTTAATGCGGCCGAGTTTGACATTACGAAATATCTGCACGAGGGTGAAAACCTGATTGCGGTGCAGGTGATGCAGTACAGCGATTCCAGCTGGCTGGAGGATCAGGATTTTTGGCGGCTGTCGGGTATTTTCCGAGACGTATTTTTATATTGTATCCCCCAGAAGGCACTGGCCGATTTTGGTACGATCTGTGATTTCGACGGCAGCAAAGGTATTTTTGTTTTATACGGAAAGACGGGGACCGCTTCGCACGCCGCACTGTATGATGGCAGCAACGAGGTATTCTCGGCTTCGGTGACGGACACGTTTAATCTTTCGGTGGTGTTGGAAAACATCAAACCGTGGAGTGCCGAAAAGCCCAATCTCTATACGCTTGTGATTTCCGCCGATGACGGCAGCGAATTCTGTTCGACACACGTCGGTTTCCGGCGCATTGAAAACCGGGCGGGCGTGCTGTATCTGAACGGCGCGCAATTGAAGTTTGTCGGTGCGGACCGGCATGAATTCGACGCGAAATACGGGCGCGCGATCACCCATGAGATCATGGAGAGCGACGTATTGATGATGAAGCGGCACAATATCAATTCGGTGCGCACTTCGCATTATCCCAACCATCCGTATTTTCTGGAACTGTGCGACAAGTACGGGCTGTATGTGATCGACGAGACCAACATGGAGACCCACGGCACCTGGGGCTGGCCCGATGTGCAGCGTGTGCCGGGTAACGATAAACTCTGGGAACCGGCACTGCTCGACCGCGTCGAGGCCGTATTCCAGCGTGACAAGAACCGCCCGAGTGTGATTTTGTGGTCGCTCGGCAACGAGAGCAACGGCGGCACTGTGATTCACGAGATGTACCTGCGCTTCAAGTCCAAAAACGACGGGCGGCTGGTACATTACGAGGGCGGAAGATGGTGCGAAGACGGGACTTGGTCGTCCGACTTTGTCTCGGCGATGTACTCAACCTTTGAGGAGTGCGAAAAACTGCTGAAGCAGGGCAAAAAGGAACAAAAACCGGTCGTGCTTTGCGAATATGCCCATGCGATGGGCAATTCCTGCGGCGATCTGGACACCTATACAGATTTGTTTTATAATACCGAGGGTTTTGTCGGCGGCCTGATCTGGGACTTTGTCGACCAAGCCCTTTGGAAGGCCGAGAACGGCAAGACCTTTTTGGCCTACGGCGGCGATTTCGGTGATGATCCGAATGACGCCGAATTCTGCGGTAACGGCCTGATCACAGCCGACCGCAGGATTACGCCGAAACTGATTCAGGCCAAGCACAGCTACCGTCCGGCGGTGTTTTCGTGCAAAAAGCCCGGCAGCGGCGCATACACAGTTAAAAACCGCGCGCTGTTTACCGATATCAACGAATACGATATCGTCGTGACCTATACCAAATTTGCGGGATTCGAGCAGACGGTGCTGGCTTCGCAGAAACTGACTGTCAACTGCCCGCCGGGACAGAGCGCAGAATTCACGGTATTGCCGCCGAAAAAAGTCGACGGCGAACTGCAGGCAAGGGTTGAATTGGTATTGCGCAATGACACGCTTTGGGCCAAGGCCGGCTATTCGGTTGCCTGCGACGAGTTTATCACGGGCAAGCAGCCGCCGGTTGCAGTGGTCAAGGCGACAGCGCCAAAAGCGGTCAGCACTTACGGCAATATCTATGTTGAGGGGCAGAATTTCTCGGCGCGGTTTTCACGCCGCAGAGGCGAACTGGAGAGTTACCGCGTAAACGGAAAAGAACTGCTGGCTGCGCCGGTGCGTCCGATTTTCTGGCGCGCGCCGACCGACAACGACAACGGCTGGCGGATGCAGTCGGCATTGGCCTGTTGGCGCGGGGCTTGTGACAGCCGCGGGGCGATTCCGCTGTCCAATTTCAAAAACGTCAGACAGGGCAAGGACTGCGTGGAAGTCGAGGTCTTTACCCGTGCGGCAACTTTTATCCCCAACATCGTTGAACTGGTCTATCGGTTTTACGGCGACGGCACGATGGAGATCAATTTCGAGACCACGCTCAACAAGAACGTCCCCTGTCCGCCGAAAGTCGGTATGCAGTTTGTGCTTGCCGGCGGTATCGAGACCGTGAAATGGCTCGGTATGGGGCCGCATGACAACTACTGCGACCGCGTGACCGGATGTCTGTTGGGCGTTTGGGAGAAGCCGGTCGATGAGATGTACTTCCGGTATCTCAATCCGCAGGAGAGCGGAAACGCCATCGGGGTTCGGATGGCCAAACTCTCGGGTGAATACGGGCTTTCGGTGGTTTGCGACCGGAATTTCGAACTGAATGTGGGTCGCTACACCGCGGAGGAACTGGAATTCACCGACCACTGGCACGAACTGCCCGAGACCGATAAGACGGTTTTGCAGGTCAATTATGCCAGTCAGGGCGTCGGCGGCGATTTGAGTTGGGAAATCACCGCAAAACCGCATGAACAATTCCTGATTAAGCCCGGAAAATATAAGTATCAGATCAAGATCACTCCGTAG